The Falco cherrug isolate bFalChe1 chromosome 20, bFalChe1.pri, whole genome shotgun sequence genomic sequence ACATTCAGCGGAGAAATGAGTCCCACGCAGGCAGCGCTGGGCTTCCACACAGCGGCTTCAGCGCGCgcccagccctccccacacACCAGCTCCTCGACAGGTACGAGCCCAGCACCCGCGTGCCAAACACAGTaagtatttacatttattaataCGGGGTTAATGTCACTATGCAGTTCACCAAACACCAAGCCATAGCGGGAGTTTAAACTGTTGCCCTGACCTGCATCCGTTAGTTGAGCTTTGTGTTACAGTCAAGTAGTGACCACGTATCCACCGACCAACTGGCAACGGTCTGGCcaagagcaaaaccagaagttttGATAAAACAGGCTATTTAATAACAGAAGTGCTTCATcgttaacttttttttttccagccaacGGTTTAGGTTTGAGCAGACTTAAGTTACGCAGTTACGGTACCTCCACTTCCTAAATTACAATGTTACTGCCATTCTAACTTTTAACATTCAAGTGCATTAGAGAAAAGTAGTAAAATCTTGCATGAAGTATAGTCCTATACTTCAGACACGATTTTAGTTTCtataaaagatggaaaagacGTTTGTCTTTTCCGTTCCCTGCCAAGGCAGGATTGTTCCCTAAAGGACAAGGGCAGTGCTTGGTCCAGCCTGTTCTGACAGGTGAAGTGAAATGCCTGGAGCCACGCGGCGGGATCTGAACGCCTCTCCTGCTGTTTTACTTGTTTCCCTTTAAGTCCACGATAGCTGACTTTGAGACATCATCTGgtcacagcctttccctctgctcaccAGCACATCCCTTCCGTGCGATGAAGGATGGGTGAATGGGGACGGGGCACGGGGCTGCAGGACCCCCTTGAGGCTGTTCCGTACCCTGCTGCCCTCCGCCAGTTCTCCTCTCACCAGCTAAACTATGAGTAACTGCCACGCCGTGACCCACGGCTCGATTTTTCACCCAGCGATTCAGCTACCGCACCGGCTGCCGTCGGTCCCTCGGGTATGAGAGGCAGCGCCCAGGTCCCTTCGCTTGGCTTCAGGGCAGTTACGCACAGGCTTTGGTCTGCCACTGCTCGTAGTACGGACATGAAAGGTCTAACGATTGTGGTTCGTGGGAAAGTTATAAAAGATCGTGGTTGATCTTCCGCcgaggaagaaaacaagcagacCACGACAGCTAGTTCTCTCCAAAATTCCATTGAAATACTCGGCAGCGCGTCAGTTATTGCTTCTCCATCGGTCGCAggctgcttgttttcttccttgttctgaGGCCAGTAAACTCTCCCCAGAGAGGCTTCACACAGGGGCTGGCAAAAGGGCTTACTTTAGTAAAGGTAGAATTATTCTCTTTACACTTTTAAAGGTTACAGGAGTtacttgccttttaaaaacGAACAAACAAGCTCCCCTGCCCATGCTCCTAGATGATGGCGCAGGAACTAAAAGCAGAGCCCCGTTTGTTGGTGCTCTGCGTTGGCacaagttttccttttccatagTAACCCGAGAATATCGCCTTCACATCAATCTTTTTAGAAAGGACGAGCATCCACATACCGTTATCAAAATACAGCAGTTTCCCTCCTCCAATTTCCCCCACTTCATCCCCTTTGTTCCCCGCCTTTTCCAGTTTCACAAACTCCAGCAGGTCAAGCCCAGTCTGGACGGCTTCGATGCCGTTGGCGCAGCCGAGGGTGATGTGAGCCCGGCTGCCTTTCGGGAGGTTGTCGGCGGGCAGGATCTTGTCGGCATCTCCgggccacagcagcagctgctgttcgCTCAGCTCCACGCGAGCCCCAACAGTTTTTGTCGTGATGAACAGAGCAGAAACGGCCAAGGTGAAGCCTTTGCCGTAGGAAGCCTTCACCACCTGCGAGAGGAGGGAGACAAGCAGAGAACGCGGCTGTAGCCGGCTGTGGATGGGTTGGGGCTGACCTACACGGGATGCTGTGTGCAGCTAGATCGTGGCCTGAAGTTCCTGATCCCCGAGTTCTGAACTGGTTGCATCTTTTTCCTTGGCAAATTGCACTATTTAACTTGGGTTTACCCGTCTTGAAATAATGTAGCTGGAACTGTAAAGATCTTAAGTCATCATCATTCAGCTTAAGCTACTGGGGATGATGCTGGGGGGGCGATGGGGGGTGGGAGTATTTTGTTTGGAAACCAACAAGAAATAGTCACCACCTCTGCCACAACTATGACTTTATTGCACAGCCACATGGACCTACGGACTGTCCCTGCGTTCTGTCCCTACCTCTGGCCTCTCGGCACAAGCAaagccacatcccagcccaccctgaGGGGGCTTCTGGATCCCtgctgggaagggggagggggggagacTGGTGTCCCAGGGGGGACTCAGAGCCCCCCGTACTCACTTCTTGCTGCGCGTATtcctcagctccagctgctttgccaaactctgtgtattttgtggtgcagtgtaagACCCCGGGCGGCCTCTTCACAAAGTAGCTGGTGAGATCGACTTTTACTTTGGGATCTTCAATAGCGGAAGCAACTGCAAATAACAGGTAAACAACGTTGCTGTCAAAAAATGATCCCCTTGATGTCACCCCATGAGCCTAAAACCCACCTCAGCTTTCTTCCCAACCCATCCTTCGTGTTTCATCTTTTGTActgctgaataaataaatgctgGGTAAATAAAACTGCTCAGCCAGGCTAACGGGATGTTACTAGAAAACAGAAGCTTCTCTGCATCGAGGTCTCAACCTCGATGACTTTAAAGACTCCCTCGAGGGACAAGATTGTCCCgtccttcccttttctctgtgACTCTTTGCATTTGTTCTGCCTTGCCCATCAGGCCACAGACAACCAGGGATGCCCAGCCACCAGGCGGAAcgccgctgccagcccagcccagctccctaCAGTGTCAGAGCTAAACAACTTAggaaaaactgtttcatttattttttacttacaaAAGCAACCTTGTTAACTATGGGAAGCAGATTAGCATCTTTATAGGGTTTTTCTTAGTTGCTAACTTTAACTAGAAATTCACTTCAGAAGCTGACCAGACTTATTCCCTTTGCTGAGCATTAACATTTCATGAACAGAGTAAGAACTTGGTAAGATACTTCTATACATACAGTATTTACTCTCCTTTTTGAAGGCTTTGAGGCTTCCAAGCTCATCTAAGAAGGCCTGCCCAGCCTTCCTCAGGTTCTCCGAACTTCTTTTGCTCAAAAACCACCCAAAATACATGGGTAGGAATTCCTTCTCCAAGCTGGGCTTCATCTTCTTCAGGTCTTCCACCGACAGTTTCCATTGattcttttccttcagctgcaagCAATCCATTCGCCACTGGGTTTTGGGCTCGGCAAAGATGACTTTGTACCGGTACTTGTCAGCAATGTCAAAGAGTTGGTCCAGTCGTTCCCTCTCATGGTGAGTGTCATCCAAAACGATAACACTGATATCTCGTTTGCAATAGTCAACTAGATCCTCATCCACCTTTGTGTACTCTTCAGGGATGCTGCTTCTTATTAAAGGTGTAATTTTATAGCTATCGACAGAGATGACCTTGCAGGCATCTTTATACCTATCTTGGATAGCCTGGGCAAGAGTGGTCTTCCCACTGCCAGGCAGccctcttaaaataaaaaaggttttaGATTCTTTGACCGTGGAGATGGTATCATCGTCATCAAGGAACGGGAACTGCAAGCTTTCAGGCCTTTCTTTCGCTGATTGAGTAGacattttcctaaatattttaggCAGGAACGTGTGACTCTTCTTTGAGAAGCCTCTGTTCTGAAatgcaagaaggaaaatgttttgcaggCTAGCGACCCCGAGAGACCGCGCGTTCCCACCACACGAGCCAGGGCGAACCTTTCCGGGGAGAAGCAtcccctctgccccatcccCCCCTGCCATACCCCCCCGTCCCCAGCCTCCGCAGCCCCACTCACAGCTACCCCGGCCGGTCCCACAGCGGGGACCCCCGTCCTGTCCCACCACCCTGGCACCAGCCGGCTGAcccggggagctgggggtgcagcTCCGCTCCCACTCCGGCCTCAGCTCCGCTCCTGCCCGACCAGGAAGGGGAAGTTTTGCCCGTCACGTGGCAGCCAGCAAACCGCCAGAGCGCGACAGCCTGGCCAGGGCACCTGGAGcatcacatttatttctgaaaataaatatttgtggcTAGTCAATCAGGAGGGTGCAGCCTGCTGCGGGGGAAACGAAACTCCCAGCAGGTTGCAACAGCTGCTGCAATCTCATCACTCCGTTTGAGTAAAAAGAGACCACAAAGGGATTTCAGCCTGTTCAGGATCCTCCATCCCCGTAGGAAAGGCTGGTTCCGAGTGAAGCCTGCAGCGATGCTGCCTCTTGTTAGGAGCTGCCATCTCTTCCCGCTTcgctgaacagcagcagcccGGCTGCCTCAGAGGAGGGGATCTGGGGCGGGGATCTGGGCTCCTCTTGTGATGGAGAGCAACTGAACTGGTTTCCAGTAAACGAAActccctttcccagcagctgcggAGCTTAACACGAAAGCGAAACCAACCCTCTGAGCAACGGCGAGTGAGCCGGGAagagctgctggggcactgGCGCTGGCTCAGCCACCGCTCCGGGAACTGCAATGCCAGCAGAGACTGGGAAAACGCAGGACTGGAAGGAAACGTGGGATTTCTCCACCTGCACGACTTTTTGACAGCATCCACGGGGCAGCCACTGGTTTTTAGGTCAATATGTGAActctccccccttccctccccagttGCCTCCTGGCCTAGCCCAGCCCATGACCAGCGGAGCGATGCTGGAGGAGCCAGCGTTGCCATCGGTGCAAAAACTGGGGGATTTACACACAATGTCAATGCTCTGCCCGCGGCAGAAAAACGCAGCTTTCCCATCTGCAGGGCGAGGGTGTTGTTTAAAACCCGTTTCAGTTATTAACTTTCCTAGCACTTATTCTGGAATGTGGAGGTGGGTTTTGGGTCCAAAAGCGCCCCGAGAGCGGGATGGGGGAGCGGGATGGGGGCTTCAACAGCCGCGTTGGGCAGGATCACTGCCTGCCCCGGGCCAGCTCCTGCACGGCACACCGGGATGGGACAGCCCCGAGCAGCCGCGGAGCCAACGGGAAAAGCAAGGAGCCCCCCCAACACACAGCTGTCCCGGGACCCCCGCGGGGCCCTGCCCACGGACCGGGGGCTCCTTCTCCTGGGACCCCCGCGGGGCCCTGCCCACGGACTGGGGGCTCCTTCTCCTGGGACCCCCGCGGGGCCCTGCCCACGGACTGGGGGCTCCCAGGCCATGGTACAAGGGGAAGCAGATGGCGTGAGCCTCTGAGAGCTGCTCCTCTTTGGGGGGTGTCCTGTGTGCCAAGGGGGGGCTCGGCCTCGCTGCTCCGGTGGCCggacaggggctggggcagcccggCCACTccgctgcaggcagctgctggcgcTGGCGGTGACTGAAGCCGCTTTTCAAAGGCGCAAACAAAAGAACAATGATAGAAAACACGCTCCGGCCCCATTGTTCAGTGCCCAGCAGGGAGGATAATAGTGGCCTTCATGGGCCGGGGCCACGCAGGGCTCGGCCGGACAATGGTCCCACAgagccccggcgcggcgccgGGCTCCCGGGTGCACAATCCCCCATTGAGCCCCCGCCCCACAAAGCCCCCGCTTGTCCCCCCGCGGGGCAGCGCCTCGCCCGGAGGGAGCCGCGGCTCCAGCATCAGGGCACTGGCGGTGCCGGGGCTCCGGCTGCCCCCCAGGGTGGCCCAGGACCCCCGGGACGGGGCTGTGGGGACCCCCTTGGGGCTGGCTCTTGGGGCTCAGCCGCGACGCCCCCTCCGGACCCCGCGTCCACGTGTCGATGCCGCCGCCACCGGtacctccccccccaccccccccaggaCGCCGCGGCTGCCCCGGGCCCCGCTTACCATGGTGAGGGCAGCGGCTCCGGGGCGGCCGCCGGtgcggagcggcgcggcggggaaGCGGCTctggggcgggggcggccgcggcccctTTCATAGAGCCGGggccccccctcgccccccctGTGGCCGCGCAggcgcggggggagcggggggccgggctgggaccGCCCCCGGGGCGGTGGAGGAGGGTGGGTGTGCGGGGGCCCGGGCGCCGGACAGGGGGAGCCGGGCCCGGGGGGGTGGTGTGTCTGGGGGTTCTCCGGTTCGGGAGAGCCGggcccgggggctgggggctgcgggctgcccggtccggggggagcggggcctggggagggagctgggagctgccggCTGCCCGGTCCGGGAGAGCCGggcccgggggctgggggctgctgggggctgcgggctgcccggTCCCGGGGGAGCCGGGcctggggagggagctgggagctgccggCTGCCCGGTCCGGGGGAGCcgggcccgggggggctgggggcgaggGGCGGGCGCAGGTCCGATAGCCAGGGGTGCCCGGGGACGGAGCTCCCGTTGCGGCGGGCCCCGCTCCGCGCCTACgtccccccccccggccccgccgccccccgccccgccgctgcctGCGCGGCCGTTCGCTCCTGCCGGCTCCGCtcggccgccccccgcggctCCCTCCCTGCGCTTCCCGCTCGCTCTCCATCCTCCCGGTCGCCGCCTTTGGGGTTTTCATCGCTGCGACCGTcacctggggaggaaaaacCCCTCGGAAAGCGCGTCCCAGCGCTCGGCTGGGCACAAGCTGAGCGGGACCCCTcgcccccagcaccccggccCTGCTGTGGCCCCAGGGGGTGCGGGGTGCCCAGGCGCGGGGGACACGCGGGAGGTGCTGCCCTCTCCTGCACAGGCTCCACCACCCCCAGCTGGCGGAGCACGGTGCTTTGATGAAGATTTTAATTCGCCGTTTGCAAGGAAATCAATGCTATGTGAACTCTTACGATGCAGCTGATGTTTCTGAAGGCCTCAACGCTACGGGTCTCGTTTATTCCCACTTTCAGTCACGTTTCGCTTCTGCCTTCTGGGCACTggagctgttttctgtgttattaaaagcaggtttttaaaTGGATAGCACTGAGGAGGAAACCAGGCTCCCTCACTGGCATCGAGGCTTCGCTGCATCACTTGCTTTGGTTTATACCAGCTCAAGGCGAAACCTTTGCTACCAAAAAACTGAAGCCACAAATTATAACTGTGCTACAGCTTCACATATAAATTAATTCCTGCTACTGTGCACTAGCAGAGGCGATGCAATACGGGCCAGAAATGTGGATACTTGCTCCCTGGGAACGGGGTGCTTTGTTCCCATGCCTTGGCCTGTGCTCCAGGAGAGGGAAGTGGAGAATTTTTATACTTAAGGGGTGCCGAGGTCTAAATGACAATTACCTTTAGGAAAGTTAACTGttgtttctcctcttcttttgtTCAGCTCTTCAATGAACCTTTTGCTCACATCATCTAAGGCCTGAAAGTGATACAGCTTATTAATAAGAGCTCTAGAAATGCAGTTACATACCtacatttttcctgctttcttttgatCTCTGCTGTCACTACCTGATCCTTTCCTACCATAAAACTCTCTGCAACAATATGCTTCATTTCTCCCTGCAGTGGTTACTAGCTGTTAGCATCCCTTATCAAATGTCTCCTCCCCTGAAGATTCCATCTCTCTCACACtaccatttttcttctggcagGAGAAGAGGCTCTGCCTGAGCTCAGGACACCCGTGAGGGATCACCAAATAGGTACGTCCCTGTGCCGTAACTGTTCCCTGGCAAGCCGTGTGCGCTCACATCACCCACAACCCACCGTCAGGTCAGCGAAGGCTGGCTACCAAAACGTGCAAACTGCTTAATTGTGGGTCACTGGCCATGCCCAGATCTTCTTCCATGGTTTGATGCAAAGTGGTTTCTCTGGGGCATTTTGGAGAGGCCAGAAAAGGGTGAGCTGTGATCAGAGGCTGACAGCTGAGCACAGAGAAAGCGCTGCTATATTCTGTGTGTGAAATCCTTGCCCCagggaggtaaaaaaaaaattttgcccTCAACCTGAGCAGGGCTAGGGCTTCATCCTTTTATATGTTGGACTGGTTCATAAACTGGGGTTAAGTTTTCTAAGCCAGGaggtttcattatttttaatatgtaaatgGCTTCAGAGGCTGCATTTTCCCCCTCTTAATACACTAGCTGTGTAGCGATGTTTTCTCAATTCACAGGACACTAGACAATAGTTACAGCCAACTTATTGATGCTGCCCCAAGCTTCTCTCCTCTTTGCAACAGCCCACTTACAATAATGATGGCCTTTTGAGCAGCTTCACTGTGAGTAAGCTTTGCCTTGTCAAGTGCTTTTTCAAAGTGGATGATTGCAGACCGGTAATCCTTTAATTTTACTGTAACAGACAAATGAAAGCATCTGTGTTAACCCAAGACCAAGAGAACAACAATAGTTAATCAAGCAAGTCTCCAGTGAAAGGTCTTGACCTGAGCAGTTACTTTGGCTGTTAAACGGCAGAAATGTTTTCACTAAGATGCTGAACAGACAGGCTGTCTCCATCCTTAGAGCAAAACTTGTTGTAATGCCTTTACCTTGTGCTTGTGCCACTAGTACCGTAGCATGGAGTTGCCACTCAGCATCTCCCTCTTCATCTGCTGACTGCAGGGACTTCTGTCCGTAATTTTGGGCTGCTTCAGCTTTATTCAGCTCAAGGTAACATCGGCCAATTTCATGGAACAGCCAGGTCTTCTCCAAGCTGGATTTTGCCATTGGAATCTTCTCCTCCCAACTTCAAGCAGAGAGAAAGGCGATATTTACTGAATCTTACTAGGTGCAGTTATAATTTCAACCATTGATTTTATAAACAAAGGGTTCCAGGTGCTGTTGGTATGAAAAATTTCACAGCCCCCCTTGCCAGCAGtatgaataaaaaaacctcaaaagacataattaatttaattcccAATACAACCTTATGCCTCTTCTGTTACTAATTTTACATACGTGTCAATAGCTTGCTGGAATTTGCCGATTCGGGCATAAACTCTGCCAATGTTATCAAGGGCTCTGGATACAGCATCTGGCAGATCACtgcattgaaaagaaaaagaaattgtagtAGTTGACATAGGCTTGCTCCTGATACTTGTAAGTTTTCTTTGGTGCTCAACGTGACTTCAGGGTAAGTGTTAAGAAGTAAAGGACCGATGACACTGAAAGTCATAAAATCGAGGTGGATCTTTGATTTTATCTACAGCTGTTGCAGCTGACACCCCATaacacacaggagaaaatggTTTAGGTTTTGtctctgattattatttttctttggtgcAAATCTGGCAGTCCTTGTGAAAGTCTGtccatttttctttgcctcagtttccctttgtTGCTTTGTGGGTCCCGAGGAAGTCCCCTACCAGCTCCTGGGTCCCTACCACTAACAGATGATTTCTGCccaagagaaaagggaagagccAAAAACATGTCTGCAGTGTGTCTACAGACTCCTGGTAAGAGGCCCCGCTCCCTTGTGTTCTGAGCCTCTGCCCCAGGCTAGAGGCAGCTCCTTCTATAATAGCGTAGCCTGTggactttaatttttttttccttaattggtCCTTGCTCCCATCTTCAGAAGCAGCCTGCCTTGACTACCTTTACCTTATAAATGAAAAAGGTGATGAAGGGAGGGGATAAATGCCTCACTGGGGGTGATCGCTGACCTCCAGCCACCAGAGGACAAGGCCCCCCAGCCCTCGCTGCGCTTCTGTCCTTAAAAGTCACTTCACATCAAATTAAAAAGGGGCTAAAATTACGTATCCATCTCATTCCTGCCTCTTTACTCCTATTTCTCAACTTCATCTGGCATAACTGGAGATTTGAGATCACCAGGAGAGAGGCAGACGTTTCTTAAAccaatattaattttaaaaagtgatttgtgAAAATGATGTACAGTAAGTgagttacattttaaaagcccTACGCAgtattggaaaaaataaaaccaaaataaggTCGATTCAAGCAACTATTCCatgttttctcctgtgctttgcAAAACTCTTACTAAATCTTAAGACTATGTTTTGTTCCATCCTGTTTTAGCTGAAAGAGCCACCGAATGTGTTCTGTATGGGCAGGTAACTGTACCTCTTAGATAAATATTTCAAGCCTGTTGTTATGGTTTGAATGCAAatgattttaagagaaaatgtaGCAGAAAACTTGTGCAATTTAGAGCCTGACCTTCCTGAGAAGGAAATACATACTAGAGGCTAAAGTGCTGAGACTGGGACttgcattttttgctttgcttcagcaGAGGTTTAGGTGTGCCACATGGTCGAGGGCCTTTAAAAATCCGCTTTCTTGTTTTTGAAATAGTGGTGATAGTAAGTCACTAGAGACCATGATACTTGGGCAGAGTGTGAATGCATTGCCCTGTTAAATCTCCAGGTGAGAATTGTTACTTTACACTAAAATATCTTAACAGAGGTACTTCCCTCTTTCCCCCTTCCATCTGAACTTCTCAGCACTTACTTCTGCCTGGCAAATTCCAGATCCATTTTatggctttgcagagctgcctccatCTGGCCCATCTCCAGCTGGGCATTCCCAATGCAGCTGTAGAGGTTTCCAATCAGCTCGTTCTTGTTGGGAACTTCATTATCTGGCCACCCTCGTATTGTTTTTAGCACACGCTCAGCTTTCTTGCAGCTTTCTTCAGGGGAGTCGCCAGTCAGCACTGGAGACAAAGATGGAAGTTTATGCGAGTGTATGGACGCAGTGATGCTGGGGAAATAAGACTAAGTGCGATTGTGTAAGCCTCAGACAGAGCTTGGGGAAGGTTAGAGCTACTAACAGTTCGTGCATCTCCTACACTCCTCCCTCCCGTCTCCAAAAACTCTGCCCCTGGGAGATGGTACTCCTGACCCTCCACCTGGCACTACTGGGAATCACTTTCATCACAGCAAGTAAAGGGAAATGACCCTGGTAACACTTCACgcttgctgaagaaaaataaaggggaaTTATGTTTGTTGTCTGACTTTTCGAAAGTTCGTAGTTAttgcagcagggcagcctggTCTTGGAAATGAAGTTCTAGCTATGGTACTTGGGTTTTTGTCTCCTAAATTAGCCCCTTGCACTTCCTTGGTGAGCTCTGTTGTACCCAGCTGGACGATGGTGCTGCGGGAGGGAGACTGCAGGACGTTTCCCACACCACCTCCACCGAGCTGTTGCAACTTAAAAGGACGCAACTCCAGCAACAACTAGACTCTTTTCTCCTGGGTTGTAAATATGTAGcacaggaagagagaaagagaccAGAAGCAGCTGAATTACTCCTTCCTTCCAGAccagtttttcagctgcttcatcTCTCTACAAGGGTATTTTGGAACTACAGAAATTAACTCCAGTGGCCTGCATTCTCTCAATAAAACAACTTCTGATTAGCAAACCAGAGGTGTTTGCTAAGCATGCAGCAGTGGCCTCCCTGGCTTTGGTACCTAAGTGGTGTCCTGAAACCCAGTCAGCAAGACCTCAAGTACAGAAaaagctgaggagaaaaaaaaaaaaaaaaaaaaaaaagtcttggatTCTGTATCCAGTGTTGGGAAGGGTAAAGAATACAAAAGCAAATACTTCCCCAAAAATGCCTACTAGCATTTGTTGATACTTGCACTGCTTCTATTGTTCTGGTCTGTAATTACTACAGCAAATAATTACATGTGCTAATCATGATTTCTTACTGCTTCCAGCCAGGACACCTACACATATCGATGTCTTCCATACTCTTCACAATGTATCTGCCAACCTCAGCTGCGTTTCGTTTCTTGTCCCGGATCCACCTTTGCTGCCTGAGCTTGCGCTCTCTCACGCGGGCATAAAtaggcttctgctgctgccagaaatCACTGCGTGTGTCGAGGTAGGAAATGCCACTCAAAACCAGGTCTGCTACTTTGATCCcctgctttgtgctgctctccatcaaatctgaaaagaaaatggtagaACCTGGGAAAGTAGTGATGGATATGAAGGGCGAAGCTGCAGTTCAGTGAGGGACTGCTGGTGCATGTTTTTCTGCTCCGACAGAGAGCGACAGTCTTTGGTGCTGCTCAGAGCTGGTGCTTTTACATGCCTGGAAACCATAGCCCACATATATTATTAATGCTAGTAATACCATAAAACCCGTGAGTAGGCTAAATTCTTACTTATTTCTCGATTACTGGGTAAAGAGTTCCCTAGAAAAATGACTAAAGGGGAATCACCCTTCTGCCTAGTTCTGAAATAAGCTACTTCTCCAAATCCTGACATCTTGATCTTAACATCACCTATAACGAAACCACAAATGAATTGCAGTCTTATGAGCAATGCTTTGCACTTAATGCAAGTGTTAGTGAATTTATCATTATGAGAGAAATTAAGTAATTTGTAATTAatctgtttctggtttttatttcatcagCAGAGATTGCTTTGAGTTGATTTACTGTTCATTATAAAAGCCTGCCATTTAATAAGGAAGGAAATACACTCAGACAATGTTATGAACAATCGATCTGACTCCAGAAATACCTGTACTCTCCAGGCACCTGCCTCTCTCACAACCACTGCAAGCACGATGTGCTGTGCGAGCTCTGATACAAATAAGGAAGAGTAGTCATAGGGATGtaaaagaagaagaggaaaaagaacatgCTTAGAAGGAACATTTAGTTAAACAAAATGGAGAAAGACCTTCATCCTTGAGCAACTTTTCTAGGTAGGCCTTGTCAGCATAAAGCTCTCCAAGAAGCTGTCGCTCTGTTTTTGGATTCCTCACAGGCTCCTGTTTCCTCGTCCATTTTTGATCCTTAGTCAGTTTGATTTGCGGTTTCTGGGTCGTATTTTTGCTCTAcggcaagaaaaaataaaggaaaacagggGAGATTAGTGGGGAACACTAGAATTAGCAGAATTCTGTTTACACTCCATATGAGccaacttattttttaaataaaagcacaaagtCAGTGTCTCACCAATTGTTTGGTCATGAGCAACTGAAATTTTGCAACCAATTGTGCCTCCTCCCTTCCAAGAACAGAAGAGGGCATTATAGTAACAGCAAGAATTAGTCCTGCCCCAGTGTCTCGTGCAGTCCTGCAGGGCTTACTGCTCAGTGCTGTGCAGGGACATCAAGGCTGTGGGAGAGGCAGATCTAGGTGTCCACGGTCAAGGAAACAGAGGCTGTAACAGCCAGGGCTTCTGAAACATCAGGAGAGTATTTCTAAAGTTTCATATTCAAGACGCTGACAATTACAGGGCTAACGTTTAGGCCCCTttgtacaaattatttttaccaCCGAGTACCTGTAATTCCAGGTGAAAGAAGACACGAGCATTCACTGCACTGAGTTCGAAGGAAAATGTGGCTTGGCATCTCAGAGGAATAAGGCACTATTTCACTGGACCACCCCAAAATTAAGCAATCAATAAAGTGTCCATTATCAAAAATGTGAACCTTCAACATCAGGTAAGACCAAAGTAAATATTGTAGATAAATGTACCCTGGCTCCA encodes the following:
- the ODAD4 gene encoding outer dynein arm-docking complex subunit 4 isoform X1, translating into MAAVGTVPAGTFPSLIAEGTLLCRRGEYGKALACFNNALKLRAGDKHGLVARSKCYLKLGDTENALKDAEASLQNDKTFSKGLYQKAETLYTMGDFEFALVFYHRGYRLRPELQKFRLGIEKSQEAIVNCIGSPSSVKLENKEDLCFISRQAESKNTTQKPQIKLTKDQKWTRKQEPVRNPKTERQLLGELYADKAYLEKLLKDEDLMESSTKQGIKVADLVLSGISYLDTRSDFWQQQKPIYARVRERKLRQQRWIRDKKRNAAEVGRYIVKSMEDIDMLLTGDSPEESCKKAERVLKTIRGWPDNEVPNKNELIGNLYSCIGNAQLEMGQMEAALQSHKMDLEFARQNDLPDAVSRALDNIGRVYARIGKFQQAIDTWEEKIPMAKSSLEKTWLFHEIGRCYLELNKAEAAQNYGQKSLQSADEEGDAEWQLHATVLVAQAQVKLKDYRSAIIHFEKALDKAKLTHSEAAQKAIIIALDDVSKRFIEELNKRRGETTVNFPKGDGRSDENPKGGDREDGERAGSAGREPRGAAERSRQERTAAQAAAGRGAAGPGGGT
- the ODAD4 gene encoding outer dynein arm-docking complex subunit 4 isoform X2; protein product: MAAVGTVPAGTFPSLIAEGTLLCRRGEYGKALACFNNALKLRAGDKHGLVARSKCYLKLGDTENALKDAEASLQNDKTFSKGLYQKAETLYTMGDFEFALVFYHRGYRLRPELQKFRLGIEKSQEAIVNCIGSPSSVKLENKEDLCFISRQAESKNTTQKPQIKLTKDQKWTRKQEPVRNPKTERQLLGELYADKAYLEKLLKDEDLMESSTKQGIKVADLVLSGISYLDTRSDFWQQQKPIYARVRERKLRQQRWIRDKKRNAAEVGRYIVKSMEDIDMLLTGDSPEESCKKAERVLKTIRGWPDNEVPNKNELIGNLYSCIGNAQLEMGQMEAALQSHKMDLEFARQNDLPDAVSRALDNIGRVYARIGKFQQAIDTWEEKIPMAKSSLEKTWLFHEIGRCYLELNKAEAAQNYGQKSLQSADEEGDAEWQLHATVLVAQAQVKLKDYRSAIIHFEKALDKAKLTHSEAAQKAIIIALDDVSKRFIEELNKRRGETTVNFPKENSSSAQKAEAKRD